A section of the Hevea brasiliensis isolate MT/VB/25A 57/8 chromosome 17, ASM3005281v1, whole genome shotgun sequence genome encodes:
- the LOC110635709 gene encoding UPF0057 membrane protein At4g30660, whose product MPTRCEICCEILIAILLPPLGVCFRHGCCSVEFCICLLLTILGYVPGIIYALYAIVFVDRDEYFDESRRPLYSSY is encoded by the exons ATGCCTACTCGCTGTGAGATCTGCTGCGAAATCCTTATTGCAATCTTGCTTCCTCCTTTGGGCGTTTGCTTCAGGCATGGCTGTTGCAGC GTTGAGTTTTGTATTTGTTTGTTGCTGACTATCCTAGGTTATGTCCCTGGAATAATCTATGCTCTGTACGCCATCGTTTTCGTTGATCGTGATGAATACTTCGATGAGTCTAGGCGTCCTCTCTATTCATCATACTAG
- the LOC110650078 gene encoding shikimate O-hydroxycinnamoyltransferase, protein MKISINYSSIICPAVLQEAPNKQIWLSNIDLLLGGGHTPILYLYKPNGPFSSNFFDVKVLKEALKQVLVLYYPVAGRLRKHDNGKTEINCNGEGVLFIEAQANSAMVDINDFTPSQQLWQLIPVVEYSNGISSYPLLLLQVTKFACGGVSLGIGWHHILADGVGFTNFMIAWGNIVRGLPIGIPPSFDRTILSHRVPPTPTIHHHEYGSPPTLNSSSITTHNPQYQSASKSNNSLKILKITPAQIKILKVAISKYTTFEILTGHIWRCVSEARGLPSKQATMVYISVEGRSRLCPPAPRGYFGNAVFHTTTTALAGELISEPLVKTVKRIHEAIKRVDDEYIRSAIDNLEEQMIWDNPPSVMKDPQSTCRSPSLKIVSWLSMPFYDAADFGWGRPVYMRATNPWEGKGHIVSSPNKDGSLLLLICLETHHIPSFEKLFYGLISDKIGLIGNSRI, encoded by the exons ATGAAGATTAGCATCAACTACTCAAGCATCATATGTCCAGCAGTACTCCAAGAAGCACCCAATAAGCAAATATGGCTCTCCAACATAGACCTATTGCTTGGAGGAGGTCACACTCCTATTTTGTACCTTTACAAGCCAAATGGGCCATTCTCTTCCAATTTCTTTGATGTTAAGGTCCTTAAGGAGGCCTTAAAACAAGTCCTTGTGCTATATTACCCTGTGGCTGGGAGATTGAGAAAGCATGATAATGGCAAGACTGAAATAAACTGCAATGGAGAGGGAGTACTATTCATAGAAGCTCAAGCAAATTCTGCTATGGTTGACATTAATGACTTCACGCCTAGCCAACAACTTTGGCAGCTTATTCCAGTTGTTGAGTATTCAAATGGCATCTCTTCGTATCCCCTTCTTCTTCTACag GTAACCAAATTTGCATGTGGTGGAGTATCCCTCGGAATTGGGTGGCATCATATTCTAGCAGATGGTGTTGGCTTCACCAATTTCATGATTGCATGGGGCAACATAGTTCGAGGCCTCCCCATCGGCATCCCTCCTTCCTTCGATCGAACCATTCTCAGCCACCGAGTCCCGCCAACTCCAACAATCCACCACCACGAATATGGATCCCCACCCACGTTGAACTCTTCTAGTATCACTACTCACAACCCACAATACCAATCAGCTTCTAAATCCAATAATTCTCTAAAAATCCTTAAGATTACgcctgctcaaatcaaaatcctgAAAGTTGCAATTTCCAAGTACACCACCTTTGAGATCCTAACTGGGCATATATGGCGTTGCGTGAGCGAGGCACGTGGCTTACCGAGTAAACAAGCAACCATGGTATACATATCCGTCGAAGGCCGGTCTAGGCTGTGTCCTCCAGCTCCCCGTGGCTACTTCGGCAATGCAGTCTTCCATACTACAACAACTGCTTTAGCTGGTGAGCTCATATCAGAACCATTAGTGAAGACGGTAAAGAGAATTCACGAGGCAATAAAAAGGGTGGATGATGAGTATATAAGATCAGCTATTGACAATTTGGAGGAACAAATGATATGGGACAACCCACCAAGTGTTATGAAAGATCCCCAGAGCACTTGCAGGAGCCCAAGCCTCAAGATTGTTAGTTGGTTGAGCATGCCTTTTTATGATGCTGCTGATTTTGGATGGGGCAGGCCAGTGTATATGAGGGCTACAAATCCATGGGAAGGCAAGGGACATATAGTATCAAGTCCAAACAAAGATGGGAGTTTGTTATTGCTCATTTGCTTAGAAACCCACCATATCCCATCCTTTGAAAAGCTATTTTATGGCTTGATTTCTGACAAAATAGGCCTAATTGGCAACTCTCGCATTTGA
- the LOC110650079 gene encoding F-box protein SKIP1 has product MSVSDDKFSDGGDSEIQTKSVSGRSTGWSELTHECLISILSRLTLEHRWRGPMLVCKSWLSACKDPSLHSKFDLDTHFDSSSESSRWWTPEFEKKIDSMLRSVVDWSDGYITEIRVRHCSDRSLNFVAERCPNLQVLSIKSCPNATDASMVQISFKCTKLRELDISYCNEISHESLEMIGRNCPNLKVLKRNLMNWLDPSQHVGIVPNDYLNACPQDGDLEAAAISHFMPHLEHLELRFSKLSAKGLASICEGCLNLEYLDLSGCANLTSRDIINKTSGLKYLKEIKKPNFYIPRSVFHTERYGHWRLYDERFQTDVFRI; this is encoded by the exons ATGAGCGTTTCCGATGATAAGTTTAGCGATGGAGGAGACTCCGAGATCCAAACCAAGTCCGTATCAGGACGCAGCACCGGCTGGTCCGAGCTGACTCACGAGTGCTTGATCAGCATACTCTCTCGACTCACCTTGGAGCACCGATGGCGAGGACCTATGCTGGTCTGCAAGTCCTGGCTCAGCGCCTGCAAGGACCCCTCACTCCACTCCAAGTTCGATCTCGATACTCATTTCGACTCTTCATCTGAGTCGTCTCGCTGGTGGACGCCCGAATTCGAGAAGAAGATCGATTCCATGCTTCGTTCCGTCGTCGATTGGAGCGATGGCTATATCACCGAGATCCGCGTTAGACACTGCTCAGATCGCTCCCTCAATTTTGTGGCAGAAAG GTGTCCAAATCTTCAAGTTCTCTCAATCAAGAGCTGCCCAAATGCTACTGATGCGTCAATGGTTCAGATTTCCTTCAAGTGCACCAAACTTAGGGAGCTTGACATCAGTTATTGCAACGAGATATCTCATGAATCTCTGGAGATGATAGGCAGAAATTGCCCCAATCTTAAGGTTCTAAAGCGAAACCTCATGAACTGGTTAGATCCTTCCCAACATGTTGGAATTGTCCCTAACGATTACTTAAATGCTTGTCCTCAAGATGGGGATTTAGAGGCAGCTGCAATTTCCCATTTTATGCCTCATTTGGAGCATCTTGAACTTCGGTTCTCCAAGTTATCAGCGAAAGGGCTTGCATCAATTTGTGAAGGGTGTTTGAATCTTGAGTACTTGGATCTATCTGGGTGTGCAAATTTGACGAGTCGGGATATCATCAACAAGACTTCTGGTTTGAAATATTTGAAGGAGATTAAAAAGCCAAATTTCTACATCCCAAGGTCTGTCTTCCACACTGAAAGATATGGCCATTGGAGGCTTTATGATGAGCGATTCCAGACGGATGTTTTCCGAATTTGA